The Nitrobacter hamburgensis X14 genome contains the following window.
GCTGGTGAGCAGCGCAACGCCGGCGACGCCGAGCGTAAACGTATTCAGCGCAGCCGTCACGGCGAAGGTGCGGTTGAAAATCCGCGTCGATTCCGCTTTCAGCGTGGATTGATCCGAGAGGCGGCTCTCGTCGAGATGAAACGTCTTGCGCATGTCATCGATCAGCGGCGCGATCTTGCCGGGGGTCACGCGCAGACCGAACCGGGTTCGCGGCAGATCTGGAAACCGGCTTGTGAAGGCGACGATATTGACGGCGATCTGCCCTTTGGGATTGCCGTAATCAGCGTAGATCGCCGCGATGTCTACGGGCCAGTTGCCGCCGGGGGTGCTGATCGTCAGCCGATCGCCGAGCCGCAGTTTCAGCTTGCGCGCCAGTTGTTCGCTGATCAGCGCAGCCTGACCTGATTTGACCTCGTCCCACGCATTCGCTTGCGATCGGAGCAACGGCCAGCGGTCGCGATAGGTGGCGTGATCGGCGAGGCCAAGAACCTCCACGGGCCAGCCGCCGATTTCTGTCTCGGCGCGGCCGCTCGGCAGGATCGCGGTGACCTCGGGCCGCGCGCGCAGCCTTGTTTCGATGTCGCGCGCCTGCGCGTCGTCGCGCGCGTTGACATACACATCCGCCGCGAGCCGGCCGTCCAGCCATGTGGCGAACGTCTTGCTGAAGCTCTCGACCATGGTTCCGACGCCGACATTGACCGCGAGCGCGAGCAGCAACGCCATCAGTGCCAGCGACAATCCGGGAAGCTGCTGGCGGCTGTCGGCCCAGAACCACATCACCAGCGGCCGGCGCGTGCTTCGTTCGCCGGCGTGAAGTACGAATCCGAGCAGAACAGGCAGGGTCAGCGCTGCGCCCAGCAGGAGTGCCGCCAGCACGGCGAATCCCGAGACCAGCGAATCGCCGATCGTCAGCACGGCGACCGCCGTGACAAGCATCGCAACGGCGCATAGGCCTTGCCAGCGCAGCCATCGCCGTTGGGCCTGCTGCCACGCATAAGGTTGCGCCATTGCGAGAACCGGAAGGCGAACCACCCTCAGCAGACTCGTCGTTGCCGCCACCAGCGTTCCCAGGGCGCTCATTGCAAGTCCCGCGGCCCACCATTCCGGTCTCAGCGTCAATTGGCCGGGAAGCCGGGCGCCATACAGCCCCTGCAGGCTTGCGGCGACATTGGGCAGCAACGCCGCGGCGATCAGATATCCGCAGGCCAACCCGATCAGCCCGGCTGCGAGGGCCAGCACCAGCAACTCGATCAGCAACACGCCGTTCAACATCCGGGACGATGCGCCGCAGGCGCGCAATGTGCGCAGCATCGGCATGCGCTGCTCGAAGGCGAGGCCGATCGCCGAATAGACGATAAAGAGTCCGACCAGAAACGATAGCAGCCCGAAGGCCGACAGATTGAGATGAAAGCTGTCGGTCAGACGCTCAAGATCGGTTTCGGCGTCCGGGGCGACATATCTGAGCTTGTCACCAGTGACAGCCTCGAGCGGCGCGTGCGTGCTGCGCGTTTTTCCGATCGACAGACGTGAGAGCTGGTCCGGCAGGTGAAGAAGGCTTTGCGCCACTCCGATATCGACGATCACAACCCCCGGTGCGAGCTGCGCTTGAACCTTGAGGGGCGGCAGCAACGCGCCGTCGTCTGTTCGAAGGGCCGTGCCTTCCGTTCCGGTCAGCTCGGTCAATGTCTCCGGCGCGACCAGGGTCTCGCCCGGCGGCGCAATGAACGATGTCAGATCCGACGTCCCGATCGCCGGAATCGATCCTGCCTCCGCTGGAAAGGTCACCGGCTCGATTCCCAATAGGCGGAATGTCTTCCCGTGAATACGAACGCGGCCTTCGAGCACGGGTGAGACCGGCCAGCCTGCCCGCCGAAGATCGACGAAGAGCTGCTGGGGAAACGTGTCCTGCTGCCCGACCAGCATCGCGATTCTGGCGCCGCCAAAGACCGCCGCGGCCCGATCGTAGCTGATGCGAGCCTGCTGGTTCAGCGCCTGCACGCCGCTCCACAATGCGGTCGCGGAGATCAAGCCGATCATGAGGGTTGTCAATTGCAGCGGATGCCGGCGCCAATGGCTGAGCAGAACGGCGAGGATCCAGAACCCCTGTTTCACGAGATCAGCCCGGCGCTGAGCAGGACTTGCCGGTCCAGCGTCGCGGCAAGCCGCGCGCTGTGCGTGACCATCAGGAAACTGCATCCGGTTCGCTTGATGAGATCGCGCGCGAGATCCATGACCTCGTCGGCCGTCGCTTCATCGAGGTTGCCGGTCGGTTCGTCGGCGAGGAGCAGAGGCGGCCTGACCGCGAGCGCGCGCCCGATTGCAACCCGCTGCTGTTGGCCGCCTGAGAGTTGTTCGGGATATCGGTTCAGCAAATCGCCGAGCCCCAGCCGATCGACAAGTTCGCTTTGCCACTGGCTGTTGTGACGCCCGGCGATACGCGACTGAAAAGCCAGGTTGTCGGCGACGGTGAGAGAGGGGATCAGGTTGAATTGTTGAAAAACCAGTCCCAACCGGTCCCGGCGCAGCGCTGCACGGCCCCGGTCCGCCAGTGCAGTCACCTCCGTCTCATTGAGCCGGATGGAACCGCCGTCCGCCTGATCGAGGCCCGCGATCAGGTGCAGCAAGGTGCTTTTGCCGCTTCCCGACTCGCCCGTCAGCGCGACACTCTCGCCGGCGTCAACGCGCAGGCAGGCGCCGCGAAGAACGGTGATCCGTTCCTGCGCCGAACGATAGGTTTTGGTCAGGTTCTGGACATCCAGCATCGGTGCTTTTGAGGGTGTCGGGACACACATTCGATCTGGCCGCTCCGGCCTCTCCAATTTTCATAAGGCGAGCACGGCTCGGAAGATGACCGGACAATCGGTAATTCTTGCGCCATTCTCACGGAATGGCAGTCATGACGTTCCGTCGGGTCGGGGCTTTAGATGGCTGAGCAGATCCATCGGCAGCGGAAACACCACAGTCGATGATCGCTCGCCGGCAATATCGTGCAACGCCGCAAAATAGCGCAGCTGCATGGCCTGCGGTTCCTGAGCAAGGATCCGTCCGGCTTCGACGAGCTTCTCGGCGGCTTGCTGCTCGCCCATCGCATTGATCACTTTCGCCCGCCGTAGCCGCTCCGCCTCGGCTTGCTTGGCGATGGCACGAACCATGTTTTCGTTAAGGTCGATGTCCTTGATCTCGATATTGGTGACCTTGATTCCCCACGCATCGGTTTGCTGATCGAGAATCTCCTGAATGGCGGCGTTGAGTTTGTCGCGCTCCGCGAGCATCTCGTCCAGTTCGTGTTTGCCGAGCACCGAGCGCAGCGTGGTTTGCGCCAACTGGCTGGTCGCGGCCATGAAGTTTTCAACCTTAATGATCGCGCGTTCGGGATCGATGATGCGGAAATAAAGCACGGCGTTCACCTTGACGGAAACGTTATCGCGGGAAATCACGTCCTGCGGCGGCACGTCCTGTACCATGACCCTGAGATCGGCCTTCACCATCTGCTGCACGAACGGAATCAGGATGATGAGGCCGGGACCTTTCACGCCGGTGAAGCGTCCGAGCGTGAAGATGATGCCGCGCTCGTATTCCCGCAGGATACGAATGGACGAGGAGAGAAATGCGATCACGACGACCGCGAGCACTATATAGGTTACGTAATCGAGCATCATCGCACACCTCCTTCGCCGCCGCGGAGTGCCGGCCGGCGACGCACCGTCAGCGTCAGATCCGTGATGCTGGCCACCTCGACCGTGTCCCCGGGCTTGAACGCTTCCGTGCTGCGGGCTTGCCAGCGCTCACCCTGCGTGAAGACGTGGCCTTCGATATCGTTCCAGTCGAGAACCTCGGCGGGCAGGCCGCGCATGGCCTGCGCGCCGACTTGCGCCGGACCTTTGCGGGCGCGCCGAAGCGAGCCGAGCACGATGAGAACCAACCCGGTGAACATCGACGCCACGATGCCGACGAACGTCCATGACAGCCGGTAT
Protein-coding sequences here:
- a CDS encoding ABC transporter permease, which produces MKQGFWILAVLLSHWRRHPLQLTTLMIGLISATALWSGVQALNQQARISYDRAAAVFGGARIAMLVGQQDTFPQQLFVDLRRAGWPVSPVLEGRVRIHGKTFRLLGIEPVTFPAEAGSIPAIGTSDLTSFIAPPGETLVAPETLTELTGTEGTALRTDDGALLPPLKVQAQLAPGVVIVDIGVAQSLLHLPDQLSRLSIGKTRSTHAPLEAVTGDKLRYVAPDAETDLERLTDSFHLNLSAFGLLSFLVGLFIVYSAIGLAFEQRMPMLRTLRACGASSRMLNGVLLIELLVLALAAGLIGLACGYLIAAALLPNVAASLQGLYGARLPGQLTLRPEWWAAGLAMSALGTLVAATTSLLRVVRLPVLAMAQPYAWQQAQRRWLRWQGLCAVAMLVTAVAVLTIGDSLVSGFAVLAALLLGAALTLPVLLGFVLHAGERSTRRPLVMWFWADSRQQLPGLSLALMALLLALAVNVGVGTMVESFSKTFATWLDGRLAADVYVNARDDAQARDIETRLRARPEVTAILPSGRAETEIGGWPVEVLGLADHATYRDRWPLLRSQANAWDEVKSGQAALISEQLARKLKLRLGDRLTISTPGGNWPVDIAAIYADYGNPKGQIAVNIVAFTSRFPDLPRTRFGLRVTPGKIAPLIDDMRKTFHLDESRLSDQSTLKAESTRIFNRTFAVTAALNTFTLGVAGVALLTSLLTLSNSRLPQLAPLWALGLTRRQLAGIELLKTLSVAFVTAMLALPLGLLVAWCLIAVVNVRAFGWRLPFHVFPLHLIELLGVAMLASLLAMLVPVLKLMRMPPATLIKVFADER
- a CDS encoding ABC transporter ATP-binding protein, with amino-acid sequence MLDVQNLTKTYRSAQERITVLRGACLRVDAGESVALTGESGSGKSTLLHLIAGLDQADGGSIRLNETEVTALADRGRAALRRDRLGLVFQQFNLIPSLTVADNLAFQSRIAGRHNSQWQSELVDRLGLGDLLNRYPEQLSGGQQQRVAIGRALAVRPPLLLADEPTGNLDEATADEVMDLARDLIKRTGCSFLMVTHSARLAATLDRQVLLSAGLIS
- a CDS encoding slipin family protein; amino-acid sequence: MMLDYVTYIVLAVVVIAFLSSSIRILREYERGIIFTLGRFTGVKGPGLIILIPFVQQMVKADLRVMVQDVPPQDVISRDNVSVKVNAVLYFRIIDPERAIIKVENFMAATSQLAQTTLRSVLGKHELDEMLAERDKLNAAIQEILDQQTDAWGIKVTNIEIKDIDLNENMVRAIAKQAEAERLRRAKVINAMGEQQAAEKLVEAGRILAQEPQAMQLRYFAALHDIAGERSSTVVFPLPMDLLSHLKPRPDGTS